GGCCTggagagattaaatgacttggGCAATGTCACATAGATTGTTAGAGGCAAAATTAAGAACAAAAGTGAAGTATCGTGACTCCATACCAAGCTCTTTCTACTAGGCCACATTGCCTCATTTTGTTGAAAACCACATGATTcttgatcattttttaaataatcatttttgaaaaaacaataacatttattgagcaactctAATGAGTGAGCTAAAGACTTTCATATGCTATATCTAATTTAATCTTGACAATGGGCCCAAAAATTaccaatgagaagaaaaaagactCGAAAATGATGTAAACATGTACACATAATCACAGAAAGACATGGCTAGAACCCACTGTAAGAATTTATAGAATTTCCATGCGATctccaaaatattaatttaaactgAGAATTCTCAGTATTTTTCACTTAGCAATCATAGAATTGCTATTAAGTttccattatattttcaaaactaaAGAAGTTTCAATTCTACTTTCCTATTATAAGAAATTTTAATGTCATCAATTATAACAGCTATTATAGgttatttgcttttgctttttttctttacctgGTGTAATAATAATGCTATTAGCTTCTCGAATCATGTCAATTGCATTGTCAAGGTTGATTTCCGTATGTGTGCCAGAAATTTCCATGGGTTTTCCACCAGCTGTTGAAGTGGTGCCATAGCCTCCAAGAATCACATTAGCCAGGGAGCGATTCATTGCCTAGAAAGCCAAATTATCAGCTGTGAGAGTTTAACACACATAACTTTGTGAGAATGGTACAAATGTTGTGTGTATGATATTTGGAATcattttaaaaggtttatttGATCATTTAAAACACTTTAATCAGATAAATTTCAACTGGTTTCTGAAAATCACTTCAAAAattgaaatgacagaaaatatctGAGAACCACATTATCTTTTTCCCTATCAAATCAATTGCACACTGATatattttcagtaaaaaaaatagaaaccaagAAACACTTATcagtaaaattaataaactaatgAAAAAATCACATCTATTTATTACTGTCTGAATGCTGATTGAGCAATTTTATCTCTCAGCTGAATTCTGCTACAGATTCCATCTTCACAGATACCAGCTGTGAAGAAGCAACTGGTAAGAATCAAAACAGTAAAGATCCATTTCATCTAGAATTTTGCTGCCCTCTGTcatcaagaaaatagaaatatgggGGTTGATACTGCCTTATTTTCCAAATCAATTATAGCTCCACAAAGCCCCATACCTAAGTTTTAATAGAAGTAACTGGGTTCATCATTAGGAATCTAAAATATTTCACTTCCAAATAGGTAGAAGAATAAGGTTATATACTCTTTAAAATTTATACTCACTCTTTTAACtagaaaaataatctcaaaagaaaaataagataaatgaacTTCTCATGCTCATTTATAATCACTCAAGAATGTACCATAGGAATGCCACTGCTGAAATATGTTACAGTAACTGATCTGGTTTTGAAAACAGTTCATTTGTAGACCTCTGGAGGTGGGGTAgtaaaacaaaggggaaaaaaaaactagttgTTCTGAGTAATCAAatgaattttaagaattaaaatcaCTGCATGTGATCGAAACTGTCATTCTACATAATCATAACTGACTTTATCACTTCAGAACAAATTTCCAAAAACTTATTGAACTCTATTTTAAGTgctgtaataaatatattattgctTCGTTATACAACTTAAAGGCTATGTAAGTGTCAAtctattgctttttttaaaaatacaacactttagtattaaaaaagtaaaaaagcacCAAGATCTTCAATGATAAGTACCACATCAAGACAACTATGGCCACCCCACACAATGATGGCTCAGCCTGCTACCAGCttggtggagacatttccattatGCTGAGTAGGGCCCAGACAAAGGCAGGGAGGAAAAGGGACACAGAAGATAAGCAAGAAGCCATACTTTAATAAAGCCTAAATAACGTAACTTTCAAAGATGATGAATCAAAATGTTGCCAGAATTGTAATTGTTCTTTCAATCTAAACTCGTTTATCAGACACAACATTGACATTTTACAGAGCCCAAAGTCTGACAAATTTGTCTAAGATtattacatacaaaataaaacctGAAATGTCTTTACGTGTATTATTAAAGGATAAGAGGGTGAAAGAATGAAagtgatgccttttttttttttttttttttgagatggagtctcgctctgtcacccaggctggagtgcagtggcatgatctcagctcactgcaacctccgcctcctgggttcaagagatttcctgcctcagcatccagagtagcggggattacaggtgcatgccaccacacctggctaactttttatatatttggtagaaatgtggtttcaccatgttggccaggctggtctcaaactcctgaccacaagtgatctgcctgcctcagcctcccaaagtgctgggattacatgaatgagccacagtgcccagctaaagTAATGCTTTTAATTAAGCTCACAATCCCTAGCTGACATGGTGTTTTAAATTCCTAACACATTCCTCCCATATTTAAAACCAACGTTTAATGGAAACACAAATAGCCACACCTGAGACGTCCCAAACATTCAACTCATTGATCTAGATTAATCCTTTCTAGTTTTGAATTATACAATTCTGAAATTGTTATCAAAATATATGTTCTACCAAATTTTTGCCCTTAAAATTGATTTAAAGGACTATTTCAGACATTAAGATATTTCTGTCAtagataacttttttaaaaaaagagtccaGTGAGGAttgggttccaagatggccgaataggaagagctccagtctacagctacCAGCATGAgagatgcagaagacgggtgatttctgcatttccaactgaggtaccgggttcatcacactggggcttgtcggacagtgcgggtaagacagtgggtgcagtccacgaagcatgagccgaagcagggcgaggcattgcctcacctgggaagcacaaggggtcagggaataccctttcctagccaagggaagcggtgatggagggcacctggaaaatcaggtcactcccactcTAATactactgcgcttttccaacggtcttagcaaatggcacaccagattatagcccatgcctggctcagagggtcccatgcccacagagcctcgttcattgctagcacagcagtctgagatcgaactgcaaggtggcagcaaggctgggggagggacgcccaccattgctgagccttgagtaggtaaataaagcagccgggaagctcgaactgggtggagcccaccgcagctcaaggaagcctgcctacctctgtagactccacctctgggggcagggcatagccaaacaaaaggcagcagaaacctctgcagacttacatgtccctgtctgacagctttgaagagagtagtggttctcccagcatggagtttgagatctgacaacggacagactgcctcctcaagtgggtccctgacccctgagtagcctaactgggaggcaccctccagtaggggcagactgacacctcacatggctgggtacccctgagacgaagcttccagaggaacgatcaggcagcaacatttgctttTCAGCAATATTCAcggttctgcagcctccactgctgatacccaggcaaacagggtctggagtggacctccagcaaactccaacagacctgcagctgatggtcttgactgttagaaggaaaactaacaaagagaaaggacatccacaccaaaacctcatctgtacgtcaccatcatcaaagaccaaaggtagataaaaccacaaagatggggaaaatacagagcagaaaagctgaaaattctaaaaatcagagcgccgctctccctccaaaggaacacagctcctcgccagcaacggaacaaagctggatggagaatgactttgacaagttgagagaagaaggcttcagacaatccaacttctccgagctaaaggaggaagtttgaaccaatcacaaaaagctaaaaaccttgaaaaaagattagacgaatggctaactagaataaacagtgtagagaagtacttaaatgacctgatggagctgaaaaccatggcacgaaaACTACGTGCTGAATGCACAAgtttcagtagctgattcgatcaactggaagaaaaggtatcagtgattgaagatcaaatgaatgaaatgaagcgagaagagtttagagaaaaaatagtaaaaagaaatgaagaaagcctccaagaaatatgggacaatgtgaaaagaccaaatctacgtctcgttgatgtacctgaaagtgatgaggagaatggaaccaagttggaaaacactctgcaggatattatccgggagaacttccccaacctagcaaggcagtccaacattcaaattcaggaaatacagagaataccacagagatactcctcaagaagagcaactccaagacacataattgtcacattcgccaaagttgaaatgaaggaaaaaatgttaagggcagagagaaggaaaggtcgggttacccacaaagggaagcccatcacactaacagctgatctctcagcagaaactctacaagccagaagagagtgggggccgatattcaacactcttaaagaaaagaattttcaacccagaatttcatatccagccaaactaagcttcataagcgaaggagaaataaaatcctttacagaaaagcaaatgctgagagattttgtcaccaccaggcctgccttacaagagatcctgaaggaagcactacacatggaaagcaacaaccagtaccagctactgcaaaaacatgccaaattgtaaagaccatcgaggctaggaagaaactgcatcaactaaggagcaaaataaccagctaatatcataatgacaggatcaaattcacacataacaatattaacctgaaatgtaaatgggctaaatgctccaattaaaagacacagactggcaaattggataaagagtcaagacccatcagtgtgctgtactcacaagactcatctcacatgcagagacacgcataggctcaaaataaagggatggaggaagatctaccaagcaaatggaaagcaaaaaaaagcaggggttacaatACTAGtcgctgataaaacagactttaaaccaacaaatatcaaaagagacaagaccattacataatggtaaagggatcaattcaacaagaagagctaactatcctaaatatatatgcacccaatacaggggcacccagattcatgaagcaagtccttagagacctacaaagagacttagactcccacacaataataacgggagactttaacaccccactgtcaacattagacagatcaatgagacagaaagtcaacaaggatatccaggaatttaaCGCGACTCTGCACCAACAGGACCtaagagacatctacagaatgtctccaccccaaatcaacagaatacacattcttctcagcaccacaccgcacttattccaaaattgaccacataggtggaagtaaagcactcctcagcgaatgtaaaagaacagaaattataacaaactgtctctcagaccacagtgcaatcacactagaactcaggatgaagaaactcactgaaaaccactcaactacatggaaactgagcaacctactcctgaatgactactgggtacataacgaaatgaaggcaaacataaagatgttctttgaaaccaatgagaacaaagacacaacataccagaatctctgggacacattcaaagcagtgtgtagagggaaatttatagcactaaatgcccacaagagaaagcaggaaagatctaaaattgacaccctaacatcacaattaaaagaactagagaagcaagagcaaacacattcaaaagcctaCAGGAGttgagaaataactaagatcagagcagaactggaggagatagacacacaaaaaaccattcaaaaaaatcaatgaatccaggagctggttttctgaaaagatcaacaaaattgatagaccactagcaagactaataaagaagaaaagagacaagaatcaaatagacacaataaaaaatgataaggagaatatcaccaccgatcccacagaaatacaaactaccatcagagaatactataaacacctctatgcaaataagctagaaaatctagaagaaatggataaattcctggacacatacaccctcccaagactaaaccaggaagaagctgaatccctgaatagaccaataacaggctatgaaattgaggcaacaattaatagcctatcaaacaaaaaaagtccaggaccagacagattcacagctgaattctaccagaggtacaagaaggagctgctaccattccttctgaaactattccaatcaatagaaaaagagggaatcctccctaactcattttatgaggccagcatcatcctgataccaaagcctggcagagacacaacaaaaaaagagaattttagaccaatatccttgatgaacatcgatgcaaaaatcctcaataaaacactcgcaaaccgaatccagcagtacatcaaaaacttatccaccatgatcaagtgggcttcatccctgggatgcaaggctggttcaacatacacaaatcaataaacgtaatctagcatataaacagaaccaatgacaaaaaccacgattatctcaatagatgcagaaaaggcctttgacaaaattcaacagcccttcatgccaaaaactctcaataaattaggtattgatgggacgtatctccaAATAAtcagagctatctatgacaaacccacagccaatatcatactgaatgggcaaaaactggaagcactccctttgaaaacggccacaagacagggatgccctctctcaccactcctattcaacatagtgttggaagttctggccagggcaatcaggcaggagaaagaaataacgagtattcaattaggaaaagaggaagtcaaattgtccctgtttgcagatgacatgattgtatatctagaaaaccccattgtctcagcccaaaatctccttaagctgataagcaacttcagcaaagtctcaggatacaaaatcaatgtgcaaaaatcacaagcagtcttatacaccaataacagacagagagccaaatcatgagtgaactcccattcacaactgcttcaaagagaataaaatacctaggaatccaccttacaagggatgtgaaggacctcttcaaggagaactacaaaccactgctcaatgaaataaaagaggacacaaacaaatggaagaacattccatgctcatggataggaagaatcagtattgtgaaaatgaccatactgcccaaggtaatttatagattcaatgccatccccatcaagctaccaatgactttcttcacaaaattggaaaaaactactttaaagttcatatggaacaaaaaaagagcctgcattgccaggtcaatcctaagccaagaacaaagctggaggcatcacgctacctgacttcaaactatactacaaggctacagtaaccaaaacagcatggtactggtaccaaaacagagatatagatcaatggaacagaacagagccctcggaaataataccacacatctacaaccatctgatctttgacaaatttgacaaaaacaagaaatggggaaaggattccctatttaataaatggtgctgggaaaactggctagccatatgtagaaagctgaaagtggatcccttccttacaccttatacaaaaattaactcaagatggattaaagacttaaatgttagacctaaaaccataaaaaccccagaagaaaacttaggcaataccattcaggacataggcatggcaaggacttcatgtataaaactccaaaagcaatggcaacaaaagccaaaattgacaaaatgggatctaattaaactaaagagctactgcacagcaaaaaaaaaataccatcagagtgaataggcaacctacagaatgggagaaaatttttacaatctactcatctgacaaagggctaatatctagaatctacaaagaactcaaacaaatttacaagaaagaaacaaacaaccccatcaacaagtgggcaaaggatatgaacagatgcttctcaaaagaagacatttatgcagccaaaggacacatgaaaaaatgctcatcatcactggccatcagagaaatgtaaatcaaaaccacattgagacaccatctcacaccagttagaatggcgatcagtaaaaagtcaggaaacaacaggtgctggcgaggatgtggagaaataggaacacttttgcactgttggtgggactgtaaactagttcaaccattgaggaagacagtgtggcgattcctcaaggatctagaactagaaataccatttgacccagccatcccattactggggtatatacccaaaggattataaatcatgctgctataaagacacatgcacacgtatatgtttattgcggcactattcacaatagcaaagacttggaaccaacccaaatgtccatcgattgtagactggattaagaaaatgtggcacatatacaccatggaatactatgcagccataaaaaaggatgagttcatgccctttgcatggacatggatgaagctggaaaccatcattctcagcaaactatcacaaggacagaaaaccaaacactgtgtgttctcattcatcggtgggaattgaacaatgagaacacatggacacaggaaaggaaacatcacacaccagggcctgtcgtggggtggagggagtggggagggatagcattaggagatatacctaatgtaaatgagttaatgggtgcagcacaccaacatggcacatgtatacatatgtaacaaacctgcacgttgtgcacatgtaccctagaacttaaagtataataataaaaaatagggtTCTAGGCACTTTGGGACGTGCAGCTTAAGGTGCAGACATGGCCAAGTCCAAgaaccacaccacacacaaccaGTCCCGAAAATGGCACAGAAATGGTATCAAGAAACCCCGATCACAAAGATACGAATCTCTTAAGGGGGTGGACCCCAAGTTCCTGAGGAACGTGCACTTTGCCAAGAAGCACAACAAGAAGGGCCTAAAGAAGGTGCAGGCCAACAATGCCAACGCCATGAGTGCACATGCCAAGGCTATCAAGGCCCTCGTAAAGCCCAAGGAGGTTAAGCCCAAGATCCCAAAGGGTGTCAGCCGCAAGCTCGATCCACTTGCCTACATTGCCCACCCCAAGCTTGGGAAGCATGCTCGTGCCTGTATTGCCAAGGGGCCCAGGCTGTGCCGGCCAAAGGCCAAGGCCAAGGATCAAACCAAGGCCCAGGCTGCAGCTCCAGCTTCAGTTCCAGCTCAGGCTCCCAAAGGTACCCAGGCCCCTACAAAGCCTTCAGAGTAGATATCTCTGCCAACGTGAGGACAGAAGGACTGGTGCGACCCCCCCACCCCCGTCCCTGGGCTACCATCTGCATGGGGCTGGGGTCCTCCTGTGCTATTTGTACAAATAAacctgaggcaggaaaaaaaaaaaaatagatctccctctccctctccttctccccctccccctccctctctgcactgtctccctctgatgccgagctgaggctggactgtactgtcgccatctcggctcactgcaacctccctgcctgattctcctgcctcagcctgctgagtgcctgggattgcaggcacacgctgccacacctgactggttttcgtttttggtggagacggggtttcgccgtgttggccgggctggtctccagcttctgaccgcgagtgatctgccagacttggcctcccgaggtgccgggattgcagacggagtctcgctcactcagtgctcaatgttgcccaggctggagtgcagtggcgtgctctcggctcgctacaacctccccctcccagccgcctgccttggcctcccaaagtgccgagattgcagcctctgtcctgccgccaccccgtctaggaagtgaggagtgtctctgcctcgccgcccatcgtctgggatgtgaggagcccctctgccctgccgcccagtctgggaagtgaggagcacctcttcccggccgTCATCtggtctaggaagtgaggagcgtctctgcccggccgcccatagtctgggatgtggggagcgcctctgccccgccgccccgtctgagatgtgaagagcgcctctgcccaggcgcgaccccgtctgggaactgaggagtgtctttGCCCCgctgccaccctgtctgggaggtgaggagcatctctgaccggccgccccatctgggaagtgaggagcccctccacctggcagccaccccgtccgggaagtgaggagcgtctccgcccagcagccgccccgtcggggaggtggggggcagcccccgcccagcctgccgcctcgtccgggaggtggggtgcgcctctgcctggctgccccatctgggaagtgagcccctctgcccggccgccaccccgtctgggaggtgtacccaacagctcattgagaacgggccatgatgacgatggcggttttgtcgaatagaaaagggggaaatgtggggaaaagaaagagagatcagattgttactgtgtctgtataggaagaagtagacataggagactccattttgttctgtactaagaaaaattcttctgccttgggatgctgtaaATCTAtgaccttgcccccaaccccgtgctttctgaaacatgtgctgtgtccactaagggttaaatggattaagggcggtgcaagatgtgctttgttaaacagatgcttgaaggcagcatgctcattaagagtcatcaccactcccta
The sequence above is a segment of the Gorilla gorilla gorilla isolate KB3781 chromosome 19, NHGRI_mGorGor1-v2.1_pri, whole genome shotgun sequence genome. Coding sequences within it:
- the LOC109023896 gene encoding large ribosomal subunit protein eL29-like, with translation MAKSKNHTTHNQSRKWHRNGIKKPRSQRYESLKGVDPKFLRNVHFAKKHNKKGLKKVQANNANAMSAHAKAIKALVKPKEVKPKIPKGVSRKLDPLAYIAHPKLGKHARACIAKGPRLCRPKAKAKDQTKAQAAAPASVPAQAPKGTQAPTKPSE